From the Pongo pygmaeus isolate AG05252 chromosome X, NHGRI_mPonPyg2-v2.0_pri, whole genome shotgun sequence genome, one window contains:
- the MAGEB3 gene encoding melanoma-associated antigen B3: protein MPRGQKSTLHAREKCQQTRGQTQDHQGAQITATNKKKVSFSSPLILGPTIQKKSAGRPGSALKKPQRALATTTSVDVSYKKSYKGANSKIKKKQSFSQGLSSTVRSRTDPLTMKTNMLVQFLMEMYKMKKPIMEADMLKIVQKSHENRFPEILKKAAFNMEVVFGVDLKKVDSTKDSYVLVSKMDLPNNGTVTRGRGFPKTGLLLNLLGVIFMKGNCATEEKIWEFLNKMRIYDGKKHFIFGEPRKLITQDLVKLKYLEYRQVPNSNPARYEFLWGPRAHAETSKMKVLEFWAKVNQTVPSAFQFWYEEALRDEEERVQATAMLNDGSSAMGRKRSKAKASSSSHA, encoded by the coding sequence ATGCCTCGGGGTCAGAAGAGTACGCTCCATGCACGTGAGAAATGCCAGCAGACCCGGGGTCAGACCCAGGATCACCAGGGTGCTCAGATCACTGCAACTAACAAGaaaaaagtatctttttcatCCCCTCTTATTTTGGGGCCTACTATCCAGAAAAAGTCTGCTGGTAGACCAGGTAGTGCTCTCAAGAAGCCTCAGAGAGCACTAGCCACCACTACATCTGTAGATGTTTCTTACAAAAAGTCATACAAGGGAGCCAAcagcaaaattaagaaaaagcaaaGCTTCTCTCAGGGTCTATCCTCCACTGTGCGGTCTCGCACAGACCCTCTAACCATGAAGACAAATATGTTGGTGCAGTTCCTGATGGAAATGTACAAAATGAAAAAGCCCATTATGGAAGCAGATATGCTAAAAATTGTCCAAAAAAGCCATGAGAATCGCTTCCCTGAGATCCTTAAAAAAGCTGCTTTCAACATGGAGGTGGTATTTGGTGTTGATTTAAAGAAAGTTGATTCTACCAAGGACTCCTATGTCCTTGTCAGCAAAATGGATCTCCCCAACAATGGGACGGTGACTCGTGGGAGGGGATTTCCCAAGACAGGTCTCCTGCTGAATCTCCTGGGCGTGATCTTCATGAAGGGCAACTGTGCCACTGAGGAGAAGATCTGGGAATTCCTGAATAAGATGAGAATATATGATGGGAAGAAACACTTCATATTTGGGGAGCCCAGAAAGCTCATCACCCAAGATTTGGTGAAGCTTAAATACCTGGAGTACCGACAAGTGCCCAACAGTAATCCTGCACGCTATGAATTCCTGTGGGGTCCAAGAGCCCATGCTGAAACCAGCAAGATGAAGGTACTGGAGTTTTGGGCCAAGGTCAATCAAACCGTCCCCAGTGCATTCCAGTTCTGGTATGAAGAGGCTTTGAGAGATGAGGAAGAAAGGGTCCAAGCTACAGCTATGCTCAATGATGGCAGTAGTGCCATGGGCAGAAAGCGTTCCAAGGCCAAGGCTAGCAGCTCTTCCCACGCCTAG
- the MAGEB4 gene encoding melanoma-associated antigen B4, which yields MPRGQKSKLRAREKRQRTRGQTQDLKVGQPTAAEKEESPSSSSSVLGDTPSSSLAFGIPQEPQREPPTTPAAAAMSCTGSDEGDGSQDEENASSSQASTSTERSLKDPLTRKTKMLVQFLLYKYKMKEPTTKAEMLKIISKKYKKHFPEIFRKVSQRTELVFGLALKEVNPTTHSYILVSMLGPTNDGNQSSAWTLPRNGLLMPLLSVIFLNGNCAREEEIWEFLNMLGIYDGKRHLIFGEPRKLITQDLVQEKYLEYQQVPNSDPPRYQFLWGPRAYAETSKMKVLEFLAKVNDTTPNNFPLLYEAALRDEEERAGARPRVAARRGTTAMTSAYSRATSSSSSHPM from the coding sequence ATGCCTCGGGGTCAGAAGAGTAAGCTCCGTGCCCGTGAGAAACGCCAGCGGACCCGTGGTCAGACCCAGGATCTCAAGGTTGGTCAGCCTACtgcagcagagaaagaagagtctccttcctcttcctcatctgtttTGGGGGATACTCCCTCCAGCTCCCTTGCTTTTGGCATTCCCCAGGAGCCTCAGAGAGAGCCACCCACCACCCCTGCTGCCGCAGCTATGTCATGCACTGGATCTGATGAAGGTGACGGGAGCCAAGATGAGGAAAATGCAAGTTCCTCCCAGGCCTCAACATCCACTGAGAGATCACTCAAAGATCCTCTAACCAGGAAGACGAAGATGTTAGTGCAGTTCCTGCTGTACAAGTATAAAATGAAAGAGCCCACTACAAAGGCAGAAATGCTGAAGATCATCAGCAAAAAGTACAAGAAGCACTTCCCTGAGATCTTCAGGAAAGTCTCTCAGCGCACAGAGCTGGTCTTTGGCCTTGCCTTGAAGGAGGTCAACCCCACCACTCACTCCTACATCCTCGTCAGCATGCTAGGCCCCACCAACGATGGAAACCAGAGCAGTGCCTGGACCCTTCCGAGGAATGGGCTTCTGATGCCTCTACTGAGTGTGATCTTCTTAAATGGCAACTGTGCCCGTGAAGAGGAAATCTGGGAATTCCTGAATATGTTGGGGATCTATGATGGAAAGAGGCACCTTATATTTGGGGAACCCCGAAAGCTCATCACCCAAGATCTGGTGCAGGAAAAATATCTGGAATACCAGCAGGTGCCCAACAGTGATCCCCCACGCTATCAATTCCTGTGGGGTCCAAGAGCTTATGCAGAAACCAGCAAGATGAAAGTCCTGGAGTTTTTGGCCAAGGTGAATGACACCACTCCCAATAACTTCCCACTCCTTTATGAAGCGGCTTTGAGAGATGAAGAAGAGAGAGCTGGAGCCCGGCCCAGAGTTGCAGCCAGGCGTGGCACTACAGCCATGACTAGCGCGTATTCCAGGGCCACATCCAGTAGCTCTTCCCACCCCATGTGA